A genomic window from Candidatus Omnitrophota bacterium includes:
- a CDS encoding glycosyl hydrolase family 28-related protein — protein sequence MKMYILVNSICMVVFFSSMAFSSENPLVITSVLNHGAVADGKTDCSQAFQKALDFAAGKGGGIVAIPSGQYLFKGSLLFPPGVTLKGVWESLHHADIGRGSQLFVVGGKGDENGTPFITLQQSSCLKGVTIFYPEQDINDIRPYPWTIRGRGMCCGVIDVTLVNPYRGIDFGTESNELHLIQNVFGCPLREGIYINRTTDIGRVENVHFNPHSWARADYPNKPIEGKWDAFIQYLNENLIGFRIGQTDWEYMVNCFVIFPKIGFHFIHTDHGDPNVVLTQCGSDIGSTAVQVDASQRHAGLAFSNCQMMSRVIINQSNRGPVKFSNCGFWGISTTDHHAELDGDGTAIFTSCHFYGWGRKNKEAPAILAHGGKLILNGCEFIDEDKNHVKLEEGIKSAAIFGNHFTGGAKIENRSKGKVEIGLNID from the coding sequence ATGAAAATGTATATTCTTGTTAACAGTATTTGTATGGTAGTTTTTTTTTCGAGCATGGCTTTTAGTTCGGAGAACCCGCTTGTCATCACTTCCGTGTTAAACCACGGAGCGGTCGCCGATGGAAAAACCGATTGCTCCCAGGCCTTCCAAAAAGCCCTCGATTTCGCCGCCGGGAAAGGCGGAGGCATCGTCGCCATCCCCTCCGGCCAGTATTTGTTCAAAGGCAGTCTTCTTTTCCCTCCAGGAGTTACATTAAAGGGCGTTTGGGAATCGTTGCACCACGCCGACATTGGCAGGGGCAGTCAATTATTCGTCGTGGGCGGCAAAGGCGATGAAAATGGAACGCCCTTCATCACGCTGCAACAAAGCAGCTGCCTGAAGGGCGTAACGATTTTCTATCCCGAACAAGACATAAACGACATTCGGCCATATCCCTGGACGATTCGCGGACGCGGCATGTGCTGCGGCGTTATCGATGTAACTCTGGTCAATCCCTATCGCGGCATCGATTTCGGAACGGAAAGCAACGAGTTGCATCTCATCCAAAACGTCTTCGGCTGTCCTTTGCGGGAAGGAATCTATATTAACCGAACGACAGATATCGGGCGCGTGGAGAATGTCCATTTCAATCCCCATTCCTGGGCGCGCGCCGATTATCCGAACAAGCCGATCGAGGGCAAATGGGATGCGTTCATCCAATATCTTAACGAGAATCTGATTGGATTTCGCATCGGTCAAACCGATTGGGAATATATGGTGAATTGCTTCGTTATATTCCCGAAAATTGGATTTCATTTTATCCATACGGACCATGGCGATCCCAATGTGGTATTAACCCAATGCGGATCGGATATCGGTTCTACGGCGGTTCAAGTGGACGCTTCGCAGCGTCATGCGGGATTGGCGTTTAGCAATTGCCAAATGATGTCGCGCGTCATCATCAATCAAAGCAATCGCGGCCCCGTCAAATTTTCGAACTGCGGCTTTTGGGGTATATCGACGACGGATCATCATGCGGAGTTGGACGGCGATGGAACAGCCATTTTTACGTCCTGCCATTTTTACGGCTGGGGAAGAAAGAACAAAGAAGCCCCAGCGATTCTGGCGCATGGCGGCAAGTTGATTTTGAACGGATGCGAATTCATCGACGAAGACAAAAACCACGTAAAACTGGAAGAAGGAATCAAATCCGCCGCCATTTTCGGCAATCATTTCACGGGCGGCGCCAAGATAGAAAATCGATCGAAAGGCAAAGTAGAAATCGGATTGAATATCGATTGA
- a CDS encoding L-rhamnose/proton symporter RhaT, whose protein sequence is MQANPFLGAALHSVGAFSAASCYTPQKKTHLWSWEIYWIAQASFAWLILPILGAFLTIPNYWEALQSCPKDAMLRSYLLGMLYGVGGLTFGLGIRYIGFSLNYAIAIGISAGLGTMLPLVWNPNTGFDWQIAEKFNDAPGLIILGGVILSLIGIFFCGWAGALREKTGGAALSKFSFRVGVPLAIMAGTLSAVFNFALIAGEPMEKAALAAGASEWFRMNAIYPFSNGGAWTTNFAWCLFTIARNRTRSQFVRLPGENRKTLSFYYLMALLSGAFWYFQFFFYGMGHINMGQRFGFTSWALHMAMLILFSNLYGYLFREWEGADHAPRRTLHFGMAIIVLATLIITYGNYLGE, encoded by the coding sequence ATGCAAGCGAATCCATTTCTCGGCGCCGCCCTTCACAGCGTTGGCGCTTTTTCCGCCGCGAGTTGCTACACCCCCCAAAAGAAAACTCATCTTTGGTCATGGGAAATCTATTGGATTGCGCAAGCGTCCTTCGCCTGGCTGATTCTGCCCATTCTCGGCGCCTTTCTTACGATTCCCAACTATTGGGAAGCGCTTCAGTCCTGCCCAAAAGACGCGATGCTGCGTTCTTATCTGTTGGGCATGCTTTACGGCGTTGGGGGATTGACGTTTGGATTGGGCATCCGGTATATCGGCTTTTCGTTGAATTACGCCATCGCCATCGGCATCTCCGCCGGACTGGGAACGATGCTTCCGCTCGTCTGGAATCCGAATACCGGCTTCGATTGGCAGATCGCAGAAAAATTTAACGACGCGCCTGGATTAATCATCCTTGGCGGCGTTATTCTTTCTCTCATTGGCATCTTCTTTTGCGGCTGGGCGGGCGCATTGCGCGAAAAAACCGGCGGCGCGGCGCTTTCGAAATTCTCTTTCCGAGTCGGCGTTCCTCTCGCCATTATGGCCGGAACCTTATCCGCCGTCTTCAATTTCGCCTTAATCGCCGGAGAACCGATGGAGAAAGCGGCGCTCGCCGCCGGAGCGAGCGAATGGTTTAGGATGAACGCCATCTATCCTTTTTCCAACGGGGGAGCATGGACGACCAATTTCGCCTGGTGTCTGTTCACAATCGCCCGCAACCGTACTCGTTCGCAGTTCGTCCGTCTCCCCGGAGAAAATCGCAAGACGCTTTCCTTCTATTACCTTATGGCGCTGCTGAGCGGAGCTTTCTGGTATTTCCAGTTCTTCTTTTACGGCATGGGCCATATTAATATGGGGCAGCGTTTTGGTTTTACCAGCTGGGCGCTGCACATGGCCATGCTGATATTATTCAGCAACCTCTACGGCTATCTCTTTCGCGAATGGGAAGGCGCCGATCATGCGCCGCGCCGGACGCTGCATTTCGGCATGGCGATCATCGTTCTGGCGACATTGATAATTACATATGGAAACTATCTTGGCGAATAA
- a CDS encoding glycosyltransferase family 2 protein, with protein sequence MKLSIVIPCHNEEMNIEPLHREIVEHVKEFFDYEIVFVDDGSTDGTLEVIKKLRAKDCRVKFISFLGNYGHQTALLCGLQHCGGDAAITMDADLQHPPRYIPQFVELQKQTGAHVVAGKRSNLQKGFFKNLFSSTFYRIFSLFTTARLEPGASDFCLYSAKALEALRSIDDRTPFLRGLAPHLHLKTSTLEYVCEERQHGQPSYTFYKSARMGLRTLLRFSDFPVRLGLGASILGMIYSFLLALHYLYLRLFTNKLIPGQADLMVFLGGMCSIIALLLALLLRISTTILDHLRMKSSFVIEEMELK encoded by the coding sequence ATGAAATTGAGCATCGTCATTCCTTGCCACAACGAAGAGATGAATATCGAACCGTTGCATCGCGAGATCGTAGAACATGTCAAAGAGTTTTTCGATTATGAAATCGTATTTGTCGATGATGGTTCGACCGATGGAACCTTGGAGGTTATCAAGAAGCTTCGCGCCAAAGATTGTCGCGTGAAATTTATCAGTTTTTTGGGCAACTACGGCCATCAAACGGCTTTATTATGCGGCCTGCAGCATTGCGGCGGCGATGCGGCGATCACTATGGACGCCGACTTGCAGCATCCCCCGCGTTATATTCCTCAGTTTGTCGAACTTCAGAAACAAACCGGAGCGCATGTCGTGGCGGGCAAGCGCAGCAATCTGCAAAAAGGATTTTTCAAGAACTTATTTTCTTCAACCTTTTATCGCATTTTTTCCCTGTTTACTACAGCGCGGCTTGAGCCTGGCGCGTCCGATTTCTGCCTTTATTCCGCCAAAGCCTTAGAAGCGCTGCGTTCGATCGACGACCGGACGCCATTTCTCCGCGGACTAGCTCCGCATCTGCATTTGAAAACATCCACGCTGGAATACGTTTGCGAAGAAAGACAGCATGGACAGCCTTCTTATACTTTTTACAAATCGGCTCGGATGGGGCTGCGAACATTGCTGCGTTTTAGCGACTTTCCCGTCAGACTGGGTCTTGGAGCTTCCATCCTGGGGATGATATATAGTTTTCTGCTCGCTCTGCATTATTTGTATTTGCGATTATTCACCAATAAATTGATTCCAGGGCAAGCGGATCTTATGGTTTTTCTCGGCGGGATGTGCAGCATCATTGCGTTGTTGCTCGCTCTTTTATTACGGATATCGACGACGATTCTCGATCATCTAAGAATGAAATCCAGTTTTGTCATCGAGGAGATGGAACTAAAATAA
- a CDS encoding MG2 domain-containing protein has translation MRIPLANRIVSSSFSFAAFLISFFLRWIIFVLPPLCQADSYLDSRSDRYLNLVGKIPLEDGLLKDSIILFFDGHLASPGPENSQEGRLFAFEPPLAGRFEIQDNAAIFYPEKVASETIYRVAVNPKLAAKDGREINPAHREFILATDVFKLKRIWEVKAPAGKVEMNVLFTFPIDKESLRKHISVKTKSDKEASFEIMEGENPRIVRLSVEEPKEWPIKISIGQGAADATGKFHTQTDTVQLYPSSSIVAIDTIRWEDVQSASQTICVYLSQNVDSSELDKNLKIIDRRSGEKLARTIAEGYGKCHIIFLSLPDPNDAEIEVAIAQGVTGERGTTLAHEYRTILKRADSPLSIEWTSWGNYEKEGAAIYIAFNQNIKQRNPVEKLKDLVQVSPEVANLRFRYETWGDNQFRIFGDWDYDRNYEVTIKPGLTYAEASTLRHPIVTNLKLDFKPVWIGFGREGQYYFPKRSGIRLPISSRFVKNAELILYRLFPSNIAVCIDDLNSGQGDKRFNESWSEKISQTAIAMPREDGGLAEASIDLDAVLPQNRRGVFCLEAKGGDYAQASKIILYTDIGVLAHWRDNELCVFAHDLFSLSPIASAKVTVYSHKNQVLGTGHTDYQGMAHLTGFNNNLGHPLVVVVEQGEDFTFLDLKPREDGTREIPSGMPSFNSEAYDAFLYADRDLYRPGETVHLRWVVRNHYGDAVTNTPLLVTIIKPNGKELLSQPTTLSELGSDGLELTTQKDYPTGKYLVQLSVPGSNQIIGSYTFHLEEFVPNRMKSSVELAQDRWLAGQEYEVKVRAEHLFGGPASERKCEAEVFFQRGGVSFEKWKEYSFDNSSKYVPESQSLGEAMTDEDGGADFKFTYAPNPKVTFPLTAIVVGRVFELGGRAVSSRKYAILSPSDTLLGVAAAVPPDGRGVEVHAAAIRLDESPAPLQKAYVTLERQAWNYYVRRYYNYNEPNWTETFEKVETREIELKDGSGSTRFETNDYGYYQIRVHSDQTPQFSTMSFYSYGGRCEIADAGRPSLIKLTLDKKEYSVGEEAVARIESPFDGQGVVVLQGEKIRKMFPVKIENKAGEIRIPLTEDDYPNIWIEATVIHAVRQGQTLAYPFSSFALANIRVANPQRKLQVDILDKPEEILPSSTAHFTIEVRGADKNPVAAELTLAAVDEGIHAISDYQSPDPYAWFARSRQPDFRRAHYYDHVVYDFDKPAPGGDMEDEMAKRASSDLETWIKPVALWSGTVRTDANGRAIVNMEIPEFNGQLRLVAVAYTDKAAGSYSQPIFVRRHHMLRVSLPRFMLPGDSSRCRAVVFNRTDEPCKAVIRWNASGALISAASETSLELAPQGEASLFAEFAAGNLSGQGSIDWEAVFYDSTGKELDRMQETNPLPVNPPAAYQSYSQTIGVKPGESVEIRNQRFIDDDRAEIQITAGANPALHLQDALSYVIGYPYGCIEQTTSRLMPLYLLRQNAALIGSSYQEKEPLLSYLQSGIDRLFAMQTASGGLSFWPGGAEPYPYGSVYAFHFLTLVKNDRELGLPKDNYESLKNYVRGVAMDGNNPSPSTYYQRAYALYALALGGDLDAIQQISRFDEINLPRAARYLLAAAIMRNTKDRERTAMYLANTPSEPYLVSEQDNTLNSDIRNTAVELIALKQMDGDPAAMAEKANKLTTFLQNNRYGNTQETAFIVTALGEYLRDVAANIEEAEARIVYTAGAETEEKVLKGSEVYVKRHQGPNGKFTITNTGKADLIVNAVSKGVPEKVEAETIIRQGVEISRLFYRNHGEDWTEPSFQWMDSYIVKLNFACEQVVKNLVIVDLLPAGFEIENPRLDPTAIPQASFKGADAPSHLEIRDDRLVLAYDSLDKGNHCFYYIVRAVTPGSYRYPPIEAECMYDSSVRGASASSVIEIEKQ, from the coding sequence ATGAGAATTCCACTCGCCAACCGTATCGTCTCTTCGAGTTTTTCATTCGCCGCTTTCCTGATTTCTTTCTTTTTGAGGTGGATAATATTTGTCCTTCCGCCGCTATGCCAGGCCGACTCTTACCTCGACTCGCGATCGGATCGATATCTCAATCTCGTGGGGAAGATTCCCCTGGAAGACGGCCTGCTTAAGGACTCCATAATCCTCTTCTTTGATGGCCATCTCGCATCTCCAGGACCGGAAAATTCGCAGGAGGGGCGCCTATTTGCATTTGAGCCTCCGTTGGCTGGACGTTTTGAAATCCAGGACAACGCCGCCATCTTTTATCCGGAAAAAGTCGCTTCGGAAACCATCTATCGCGTTGCCGTCAATCCGAAACTAGCCGCGAAAGACGGACGGGAAATCAACCCCGCCCATCGAGAATTCATTTTAGCTACCGACGTATTTAAGCTAAAAAGAATCTGGGAAGTAAAAGCGCCCGCTGGAAAAGTGGAGATGAACGTTCTCTTCACGTTTCCCATAGATAAGGAATCGCTTCGGAAGCATATAAGCGTTAAAACGAAATCCGATAAAGAAGCCTCCTTCGAAATCATGGAGGGAGAGAATCCGCGAATCGTTCGCTTAAGCGTAGAGGAACCCAAAGAATGGCCGATTAAAATCTCCATCGGACAAGGCGCAGCCGATGCCACGGGAAAATTTCATACTCAAACCGATACTGTGCAACTCTATCCCAGCAGCAGCATCGTCGCGATCGATACTATCCGATGGGAGGACGTTCAATCCGCCTCGCAGACGATCTGCGTCTATTTATCGCAAAACGTCGATTCCTCCGAATTGGACAAAAACCTGAAGATTATCGATAGAAGATCGGGAGAGAAGCTGGCTCGCACCATTGCCGAGGGATATGGAAAATGCCATATTATTTTTCTCTCCCTTCCCGATCCAAACGACGCCGAAATCGAAGTCGCCATCGCTCAAGGAGTAACTGGCGAACGCGGAACCACGCTCGCCCATGAATACAGAACCATCCTCAAACGGGCCGATTCTCCCTTATCGATCGAATGGACGTCCTGGGGGAACTATGAAAAAGAAGGCGCGGCCATATACATCGCCTTCAACCAAAATATCAAACAGCGCAATCCCGTGGAGAAGTTGAAAGACCTCGTACAAGTATCGCCTGAAGTCGCCAATTTGCGTTTTCGTTATGAAACTTGGGGCGATAACCAATTTCGAATCTTCGGCGATTGGGATTACGACCGCAACTACGAAGTAACGATCAAGCCCGGCCTGACCTACGCGGAAGCCTCTACGCTGCGCCATCCCATCGTTACGAACCTTAAACTTGATTTTAAGCCCGTTTGGATCGGCTTCGGGCGCGAGGGGCAGTACTATTTTCCTAAGCGCAGCGGCATTCGGCTCCCCATCTCTTCGCGTTTCGTCAAGAACGCCGAGTTGATCCTTTACCGGCTATTTCCCTCCAACATCGCCGTCTGCATCGACGACCTCAACAGTGGCCAGGGCGACAAACGCTTCAACGAATCCTGGAGCGAGAAAATCAGCCAGACCGCTATCGCCATGCCTCGCGAAGATGGAGGATTGGCTGAAGCGTCCATCGATCTCGACGCCGTCCTCCCTCAAAACCGGCGCGGCGTCTTTTGCCTGGAAGCGAAGGGGGGAGATTACGCCCAAGCATCCAAGATTATCCTTTATACCGATATTGGCGTATTGGCTCATTGGCGCGATAACGAATTGTGCGTATTCGCCCACGATCTATTTTCTCTGTCGCCTATCGCCTCGGCCAAAGTAACCGTCTATTCGCACAAAAACCAAGTTCTGGGAACTGGCCATACCGACTATCAAGGCATGGCCCATTTGACGGGATTCAACAATAACCTGGGCCATCCCCTCGTCGTCGTCGTGGAGCAGGGAGAAGATTTCACCTTCCTCGATCTTAAGCCGCGCGAAGATGGAACCCGCGAAATCCCTTCGGGGATGCCTTCCTTCAATTCGGAGGCTTACGACGCTTTCCTCTACGCCGACCGTGATCTCTACCGTCCCGGCGAAACCGTTCATCTCCGTTGGGTAGTACGAAACCATTATGGAGACGCCGTCACCAATACGCCGCTTTTAGTTACGATCATCAAGCCGAACGGCAAGGAATTATTATCTCAACCCACTACTTTGTCCGAACTTGGTTCGGACGGCTTGGAATTGACGACGCAAAAAGATTACCCCACGGGAAAATACCTAGTTCAACTGAGCGTTCCGGGAAGCAATCAGATTATTGGCTCCTATACCTTCCATCTGGAAGAATTCGTGCCCAATCGCATGAAATCCAGCGTGGAATTGGCTCAAGACCGTTGGCTGGCCGGACAGGAATACGAGGTCAAAGTGCGCGCCGAGCATCTCTTCGGCGGTCCCGCCTCCGAACGCAAATGCGAAGCGGAAGTCTTTTTCCAACGCGGCGGCGTCTCTTTCGAAAAATGGAAAGAATATAGCTTCGACAATTCTTCCAAATATGTTCCCGAATCGCAATCGCTCGGCGAGGCGATGACTGATGAAGACGGCGGCGCCGATTTTAAATTTACTTATGCTCCTAATCCCAAGGTTACGTTTCCTCTAACGGCCATCGTCGTGGGCCGCGTTTTCGAACTGGGAGGGAGAGCGGTCTCGTCGCGGAAATACGCCATTCTGTCGCCGTCCGATACGCTTTTGGGAGTCGCCGCTGCGGTTCCGCCCGATGGACGCGGCGTTGAAGTCCACGCCGCCGCCATCCGCCTCGACGAATCCCCGGCGCCGCTGCAAAAAGCATATGTTACGCTCGAGCGTCAGGCCTGGAATTATTACGTCCGCCGCTATTACAACTATAACGAACCCAATTGGACTGAAACTTTCGAAAAGGTCGAAACGCGGGAGATTGAACTTAAAGACGGAAGCGGCTCCACTCGGTTCGAAACCAACGATTATGGTTATTATCAAATCCGAGTTCATTCCGATCAAACTCCTCAATTCAGCACGATGTCGTTTTATTCTTACGGCGGGCGCTGCGAAATCGCCGACGCCGGACGTCCCAGCTTGATTAAACTGACTCTGGATAAAAAAGAATACAGCGTTGGCGAGGAAGCCGTTGCGCGCATCGAATCGCCTTTTGACGGCCAGGGCGTCGTGGTTCTTCAAGGCGAAAAGATTCGAAAGATGTTTCCTGTTAAGATTGAAAACAAAGCGGGAGAAATTCGCATCCCCTTAACGGAAGACGACTATCCCAACATTTGGATAGAGGCGACGGTGATTCACGCCGTGCGCCAAGGCCAGACTTTGGCCTATCCATTCTCTAGTTTCGCTCTGGCCAACATCCGCGTCGCCAATCCCCAGCGAAAATTGCAAGTGGATATTCTCGATAAACCGGAAGAAATCCTGCCCAGCTCTACGGCGCATTTCACCATCGAGGTACGCGGCGCCGACAAAAATCCCGTGGCGGCGGAATTGACTTTGGCGGCGGTGGATGAAGGCATTCATGCCATCAGCGATTATCAAAGTCCCGATCCTTACGCTTGGTTCGCTCGTTCGCGCCAGCCCGATTTTCGCCGCGCTCATTATTACGACCATGTGGTCTACGATTTCGATAAGCCCGCGCCGGGCGGCGATATGGAAGACGAAATGGCCAAACGCGCATCTTCCGATTTGGAAACTTGGATCAAGCCGGTCGCCTTATGGTCGGGAACCGTCCGTACCGACGCCAATGGACGCGCTATCGTCAATATGGAGATTCCCGAATTCAACGGCCAACTGCGTCTGGTTGCTGTAGCTTATACGGATAAAGCTGCCGGTTCCTATAGCCAGCCGATCTTTGTGCGGCGGCATCACATGCTGCGCGTCAGTCTTCCGCGCTTCATGCTTCCTGGCGATTCCTCCCGTTGCCGCGCCGTCGTCTTCAACCGCACGGACGAGCCATGCAAAGCGGTTATCCGTTGGAACGCCAGCGGAGCGCTGATCTCCGCCGCCAGTGAAACATCTCTCGAACTGGCGCCTCAAGGCGAAGCCAGCCTCTTTGCCGAATTCGCCGCCGGAAATCTATCGGGACAAGGAAGCATCGATTGGGAAGCGGTCTTTTACGATTCCACCGGCAAAGAACTCGACCGGATGCAGGAGACGAACCCCTTGCCCGTCAATCCTCCCGCCGCTTATCAATCCTATAGCCAAACGATTGGCGTTAAGCCGGGCGAAAGCGTCGAGATCCGCAACCAGCGTTTTATCGATGACGATCGCGCCGAAATTCAAATCACCGCCGGCGCCAATCCCGCCTTACATCTTCAGGACGCGCTTTCTTACGTCATAGGCTATCCCTACGGCTGCATCGAACAAACCACGTCTCGTTTGATGCCGCTTTATCTGCTGCGCCAAAACGCCGCTTTGATCGGTTCGTCCTATCAAGAAAAAGAACCGCTTCTTTCCTACCTCCAATCGGGAATCGATCGCCTCTTCGCCATGCAAACCGCTTCCGGCGGCCTTAGTTTCTGGCCCGGCGGCGCTGAACCTTATCCATACGGCTCCGTCTACGCTTTTCATTTCTTAACCTTAGTGAAAAACGACCGCGAGTTGGGATTACCTAAAGATAATTACGAATCCTTGAAAAATTACGTGCGCGGAGTAGCGATGGACGGAAACAATCCCTCGCCTTCAACTTATTACCAGCGGGCTTACGCCTTGTATGCGCTGGCGTTGGGCGGCGACCTTGACGCTATTCAACAGATATCCCGTTTCGATGAGATCAATTTGCCCCGCGCCGCCCGCTATCTTCTGGCCGCCGCTATCATGCGCAACACGAAAGACCGCGAGCGCACAGCCATGTATCTAGCCAATACGCCCTCCGAACCTTATCTCGTATCGGAGCAGGATAACACCCTCAATTCCGATATCCGCAATACGGCGGTCGAATTGATCGCCTTGAAGCAAATGGACGGCGATCCTGCCGCGATGGCGGAAAAAGCCAATAAATTGACGACATTTCTGCAAAACAATCGCTACGGCAACACCCAGGAAACAGCCTTCATTGTTACCGCTCTCGGCGAATATTTGAGAGACGTCGCCGCCAATATCGAAGAAGCGGAAGCCCGCATCGTCTATACGGCGGGTGCAGAGACGGAAGAGAAAGTCCTGAAAGGCTCCGAGGTTTACGTCAAGCGCCATCAAGGGCCGAACGGCAAATTTACTATCACGAATACGGGCAAAGCCGACCTTATCGTTAACGCTGTCTCCAAGGGCGTTCCCGAAAAGGTGGAAGCCGAAACCATAATCCGCCAGGGCGTCGAAATCAGCCGTTTATTCTATCGAAATCATGGCGAGGATTGGACGGAACCGTCTTTTCAATGGATGGATAGTTATATCGTCAAGTTGAATTTCGCCTGCGAGCAGGTTGTGAAAAACCTTGTGATCGTCGATCTCTTGCCCGCCGGATTCGAGATCGAAAATCCCCGGCTTGATCCCACGGCGATCCCGCAAGCCTCGTTTAAAGGCGCCGATGCGCCGTCGCATCTGGAGATTCGAGACGATCGCCTCGTGCTGGCTTACGATTCGTTGGATAAAGGAAACCATTGCTTCTATTACATCGTCCGCGCCGTTACGCCCGGCTCCTATCGCTATCCGCCGATAGAGGCGGAGTGCATGTACGATTCCTCCGTGCGCGGCGCGAGCGCTTCTTCGGTAATAGAAATTGAAAAGCAATGA